A stretch of the Pseudalkalibacillus hwajinpoensis genome encodes the following:
- a CDS encoding endonuclease Q family protein produces MKSCYADFHIHIGRTRTNKPVKITGSKTLTLSHILNEASARKGLDMVGVIDCHVPEVMKEIEDYLEKGECYELSEGGIRFESLTLILGTEIEIYDENCQGPIHVLVYLPDLTKMKHFSDWLRARMTNITLSSQRIYERAEVIQEKAKELDGLFIPAHIFTPFKSLFGKGVHQSISEVFDLNNIDGIELGLSSNTQMADQIEELHRYPFLTNSDAHSTQKIAREYQCLYLKQPTFLEWKKALQGKYDRKIAANFGLDPKLGKYYETICSKCNSPVNQLVCDSCGSKKIIKGVANRIQELSSASTCPVRPPYVHHVPLDFLPGVGPKTFERLLDSFSTEMNILHRVTESDLTGVVGESLAHMIVLSRNGQLTLEQGGGGTYGKVVNQKR; encoded by the coding sequence ATGAAATCATGTTATGCAGATTTTCATATTCATATCGGGAGAACTAGAACGAACAAACCTGTTAAGATAACTGGTTCAAAAACGTTAACACTATCTCATATCCTTAATGAAGCTAGTGCAAGAAAAGGGCTTGATATGGTTGGCGTGATCGATTGCCACGTTCCTGAAGTTATGAAAGAGATAGAAGATTATTTGGAGAAGGGTGAATGTTATGAATTGAGTGAGGGTGGAATTCGGTTTGAATCTCTCACTCTCATTTTAGGTACAGAAATCGAAATCTATGATGAGAATTGTCAGGGTCCTATTCATGTACTAGTTTATTTGCCTGATTTAACAAAAATGAAACATTTTTCAGATTGGCTAAGAGCTAGAATGACGAACATTACTCTAAGTTCTCAACGCATATATGAAAGAGCGGAGGTCATTCAAGAAAAGGCAAAAGAGCTTGATGGTTTATTTATACCTGCCCATATATTCACACCATTTAAGAGCCTATTTGGGAAGGGAGTCCATCAGTCAATAAGCGAAGTTTTTGACCTAAACAATATTGATGGAATTGAATTAGGTCTTTCTTCTAACACACAGATGGCAGACCAAATTGAAGAACTTCATCGTTACCCATTTTTGACGAATTCAGACGCACATTCCACACAAAAAATAGCTCGAGAATATCAATGCTTATATTTAAAACAACCCACATTTCTTGAGTGGAAAAAGGCATTACAAGGCAAATATGACCGGAAAATTGCAGCGAATTTTGGATTGGACCCAAAATTAGGTAAATATTATGAGACCATATGCTCTAAATGTAATTCTCCAGTTAATCAGTTGGTTTGCGATTCATGCGGAAGTAAGAAGATTATAAAAGGGGTGGCGAATCGAATTCAAGAATTGAGTTCAGCGTCGACGTGCCCTGTTCGTCCTCCATATGTACATCACGTTCCTCTAGACTTTCTACCAGGGGTAGGACCAAAAACTTTCGAGCGTCTATTAGATTCTTTTAGTACGGAGATGAATATTCTTCACCGGGTGACTGAGAGTGATCTGACCGGCGTTGTGGGAGAGTCACTCGCTCATATGATCGTCCTTTCAAGGAATGGGCAGCTTACTTTAGAACAAGGTGGGGGTGGAACATACGGTAAAGTTGTAAACCAAAAGAGATAA
- a CDS encoding NUDIX hydrolase yields MDHLYEKTLHSETIYEGRIIDLRVEDVELPNGKQSKRELIDHPGAVAVIAETPDHKILAVRQYRKALDKAIVEIPAGKLEPGEKPEVTAVRELEEETGYTCDSLEKVISFYTSPGFANELVHLYVAKGLEKKGEQSADEDEFLDVLHLTIEEMEKMVESQEIHDAKTAYALMYLQMKLK; encoded by the coding sequence ATGGACCATTTATATGAAAAGACCTTGCATTCAGAAACGATTTACGAAGGTCGAATTATAGACTTACGAGTGGAAGATGTTGAGTTACCAAATGGGAAACAAAGTAAGCGTGAATTAATTGATCATCCTGGTGCTGTTGCGGTTATTGCAGAGACGCCTGATCATAAAATTTTAGCCGTTAGACAATATCGTAAAGCCCTTGATAAAGCTATCGTGGAAATCCCAGCTGGGAAACTTGAACCGGGGGAGAAACCTGAAGTTACAGCAGTTCGTGAATTAGAAGAAGAGACAGGATATACGTGTGACTCGCTTGAAAAAGTGATTTCATTTTACACATCACCTGGTTTTGCAAATGAACTTGTTCATTTATACGTAGCAAAGGGATTAGAAAAAAAAGGAGAACAATCGGCTGATGAAGATGAGTTTCTTGATGTTCTTCATTTAACAATAGAAGAAATGGAAAAGATGGTAGAAAGCCAGGAAATTCATGATGCTAAAACCGCTTATGCTCTCATGTATTTACAAATGAAATTGAAGTGA
- the mciZ gene encoding Z-ring formation inhibitor MciZ: protein MKVYIQPNGVTMVGKPKQIQLMIRHYMNHYETIEEWIQAPAVRTKAHLRLIQ from the coding sequence ATGAAAGTCTATATTCAGCCAAACGGTGTCACAATGGTAGGAAAACCAAAGCAGATTCAATTAATGATTAGACATTATATGAATCATTATGAAACGATTGAAGAATGGATTCAGGCTCCTGCTGTTCGAACTAAAGCACACCTAAGGTTAATACAATAA
- a CDS encoding cysteine hydrolase family protein has protein sequence MATEALLIIDMSNDFVHDEGGLTSGKKGQEIVPSIISLATTFIEEGKEVVICMDEHEEEDDHFNIWPVHNVRGTWGQKLYGELQQWYESHKELPNVTFVPKPEYDAFYGTNLEEILKSRRVETVHLAGVCTDICDFLTAYGAYARGFRTVAHSSCMATFTEHHNVFLEQMKNIFKTEIR, from the coding sequence ATGGCAACAGAAGCGCTTTTAATTATTGATATGAGCAATGATTTTGTTCATGATGAGGGAGGACTTACTTCAGGCAAGAAGGGACAAGAGATTGTTCCTAGCATTATTTCACTTGCCACAACGTTTATTGAGGAAGGCAAGGAAGTTGTGATTTGTATGGATGAGCATGAAGAAGAGGATGATCACTTTAATATCTGGCCCGTACATAATGTAAGAGGAACGTGGGGACAGAAGTTATATGGTGAATTACAGCAGTGGTATGAATCCCATAAGGAGCTTCCGAATGTCACGTTTGTTCCTAAGCCAGAATATGATGCATTTTATGGAACGAATCTGGAAGAAATACTTAAATCACGTCGCGTGGAAACTGTTCATCTTGCAGGAGTATGTACAGATATTTGCGATTTTCTAACTGCTTATGGTGCTTACGCAAGAGGATTTAGAACAGTTGCGCATTCATCGTGTATGGCAACGTTTACCGAGCATCATAACGTATTCCTTGAGCAAATGAAAAATATTTTCAAAACGGAGATTCGTTAA
- a CDS encoding aldo/keto reductase has translation MKTNQLGSSILNVSEIGLGTMSLGTDREKGISLIHEAIDNGVTFIDTADLYDFGLNEEIVGEALRDRRDTVVLATKAGNHWEEGKEGWYWDPSKKHIKSALKASLKRLKTDHIDLFQLHGGTIEDPFDETIEAFEELKQEGLIIEYGISSIRPNVIREFVKKSSIASVMMQYSILDRRPEEEILDYLHENNISVIARGPLAKGMLTDRYEEKVKEDGFLDHSKFDVLETVKQLSEIKGDKRNLTQTSLKYALAHPAVATVIPGASRSEQLLANITAQNAPDLTPDEVQKIRDVSKMNVYDKHR, from the coding sequence ATGAAAACCAATCAACTCGGAAGCTCAATACTGAACGTTAGCGAAATTGGATTAGGTACTATGTCACTTGGCACTGATCGAGAGAAAGGTATTTCGCTTATTCATGAGGCAATTGATAACGGCGTTACATTTATCGATACAGCTGATTTGTATGACTTCGGTCTAAATGAAGAAATAGTAGGAGAAGCCCTACGTGATCGACGGGATACAGTCGTACTTGCTACGAAAGCAGGGAACCACTGGGAAGAAGGAAAAGAAGGCTGGTACTGGGATCCATCAAAAAAACATATTAAATCAGCACTAAAAGCTAGCTTAAAACGATTGAAAACAGATCACATTGATCTCTTTCAGCTACACGGTGGTACAATCGAGGACCCATTCGATGAAACCATTGAAGCTTTTGAAGAATTAAAACAAGAAGGATTAATTATCGAATATGGCATTTCAAGTATACGCCCAAATGTCATCCGAGAGTTTGTAAAAAAATCTTCTATCGCATCAGTTATGATGCAATACAGCATTCTTGATCGTAGACCCGAAGAAGAAATTCTAGATTATTTGCATGAAAACAACATCAGTGTCATTGCTAGAGGACCGCTTGCTAAAGGCATGTTAACTGATCGATATGAGGAGAAAGTAAAAGAAGACGGATTTCTCGACCATTCTAAATTCGACGTTCTTGAAACTGTTAAGCAACTTTCTGAAATAAAAGGGGATAAGCGCAATTTAACTCAAACGTCACTAAAATATGCTCTTGCTCATCCCGCTGTAGCTACAGTAATTCCTGGAGCTAGTCGCAGTGAACAACTTCTCGCAAATATTACAGCACAAAATGCTCCAGACTTAACACCTGATGAAGTTCAGAAAATACGTGACGTTTCAAAAATGAATGTGTACGATAAGCATCGGTAA
- a CDS encoding CoA transferase subunit B — protein MVKVDKAAVREKIARRAEKEILDGFYVNLGIGMPTMVANYIPEGKKIVLQSENGLLGIGPYPTEGEVDPDLINAGKETVTAMQGASYFDSAESFAMIRGGHIDVAILGGMEVSKDGDLANWMIPGKMIKGMGGAMDLVHGAKRIVVIMDHVNKNGDPKILNSCTLPLTGQGVVNRIITDRAVFDITDEGLVLKEVAIGYSIEQIQASTEPDIIISDPILDAF, from the coding sequence ATGGTGAAAGTAGATAAAGCAGCAGTTCGTGAAAAGATTGCAAGACGTGCTGAAAAAGAAATCCTGGATGGTTTTTATGTGAATCTAGGAATTGGAATGCCTACGATGGTAGCTAACTATATACCAGAAGGCAAAAAAATAGTGCTTCAATCGGAAAATGGCCTTCTTGGAATCGGACCTTATCCAACTGAAGGTGAAGTTGATCCTGATCTTATTAACGCCGGGAAAGAAACAGTTACAGCGATGCAAGGAGCATCCTATTTTGATAGTGCAGAGTCTTTTGCGATGATTCGTGGAGGACATATTGATGTTGCGATACTAGGCGGAATGGAAGTCTCAAAAGATGGTGACCTCGCTAATTGGATGATACCTGGAAAGATGATTAAAGGTATGGGTGGGGCCATGGATCTTGTGCATGGGGCGAAAAGGATTGTTGTCATTATGGATCATGTGAACAAAAACGGAGACCCGAAAATTTTGAATTCTTGTACCCTCCCCCTAACAGGTCAAGGCGTTGTTAATCGAATCATTACGGATCGGGCTGTTTTTGACATAACGGATGAAGGGCTTGTGTTAAAAGAAGTTGCCATTGGCTATAGCATTGAGCAAATTCAAGCTTCAACAGAACCGGACATTATTATTAGCGATCCAATATTAGATGCCTTTTAA
- a CDS encoding CoA transferase subunit A — MKPVLDTFEEAVQDIQDGATILVGGFGLVGIPENLILALKEKGTKDLTVISNNCGVDDWGLGLLLKNRQIKKMVGSYVGENKEFERQVLSGELEVELIPQGTLAERIRAGGAGIPAFYTPAGVGTPIAEGKEVRVFNGKEYLLEEAIQADFSFVRAWKGDIMGNLVYNKTARNFNPMIAAAGKVTIAEVEELVGVGELSPDQIHTPSIYIQKVIVGEQEKKIERLTTR; from the coding sequence ATGAAGCCAGTACTTGATACCTTTGAAGAAGCCGTACAAGACATTCAAGATGGAGCAACGATTCTAGTTGGTGGGTTTGGCCTTGTAGGTATACCAGAAAATTTAATTCTTGCATTAAAAGAGAAAGGAACAAAGGACTTAACAGTCATATCGAACAACTGTGGAGTTGATGACTGGGGCCTGGGATTGCTCCTTAAAAACAGACAAATAAAAAAAATGGTAGGTTCCTATGTTGGAGAAAATAAAGAATTTGAAAGACAGGTGTTATCCGGTGAATTAGAAGTTGAGCTCATTCCTCAAGGAACGCTAGCAGAGAGAATAAGGGCAGGCGGTGCTGGCATTCCAGCGTTCTATACTCCAGCTGGCGTGGGAACACCGATAGCAGAAGGAAAAGAAGTCAGAGTATTCAATGGTAAAGAGTACTTGCTTGAAGAAGCCATTCAGGCAGATTTCTCATTTGTTCGTGCGTGGAAAGGGGACATAATGGGGAACTTGGTCTATAACAAAACGGCACGTAATTTTAATCCTATGATTGCTGCAGCAGGTAAAGTGACGATAGCTGAGGTAGAGGAATTAGTAGGTGTAGGAGAGTTATCCCCTGATCAAATTCATACTCCAAGTATTTATATTCAAAAGGTTATTGTGGGTGAGCAGGAAAAGAAGATTGAGCGATTAACAACGCGATAG
- a CDS encoding acetyl-CoA C-acetyltransferase, with translation MSRDVVIVSAIRTPVGSFNGSLKSISATELGAMVIKGAIEKAGLSIDQVEEVIMGNVLQAGLGQNPARQAAIKAGIPVSTPAMTINKVCGSGLKTVHLGAQSIMLGDQDIVVAGGMENMSQAPYLLNGAREGLRMGDQKMVDSMIQDGLWCAFNDYHMGVTAENLCDHYQLTREEMDEFAAWSQQKAQAAIEEGRFKEEILPVSIPQRKGDPLLFDTDEYVKPGTTADKLAKLRPAFKKNGGVTAGNASGINDGAAAVVLMSKEKADELGIEYLAVIRSNASGGVDPSVMGLGPVPATKKALERAGLSMNQMNLVEANEAFAAQSLAVGRDLDFNEEILNVNGGAIALGHPIGASGTRILVTLLHEMKRRNERFGLATLCIGGGQGVATIVERT, from the coding sequence ATGAGTCGAGATGTTGTAATTGTAAGCGCTATCAGAACGCCGGTAGGTTCATTTAATGGTTCACTAAAATCTATCTCTGCTACAGAACTTGGGGCGATGGTCATTAAAGGAGCGATCGAAAAGGCTGGCTTATCGATAGATCAGGTGGAAGAAGTCATTATGGGAAACGTTCTTCAAGCGGGTCTCGGACAAAATCCTGCTCGTCAGGCAGCTATCAAAGCGGGAATTCCGGTTTCAACTCCAGCGATGACAATAAATAAAGTGTGTGGTTCAGGATTGAAAACAGTTCATCTTGGAGCTCAATCTATTATGCTTGGCGATCAAGATATTGTCGTCGCCGGTGGGATGGAGAACATGAGTCAGGCGCCTTATTTATTAAACGGAGCGCGAGAAGGCTTGCGAATGGGTGACCAAAAGATGGTGGATAGCATGATTCAAGATGGATTATGGTGCGCATTTAACGATTATCATATGGGTGTTACTGCTGAGAACCTGTGCGATCATTATCAGCTAACAAGAGAAGAAATGGATGAATTTGCTGCATGGAGTCAACAAAAAGCACAGGCTGCAATTGAAGAGGGGCGTTTTAAAGAAGAGATTCTCCCGGTTTCTATTCCGCAGCGAAAAGGTGACCCTCTTTTATTTGATACCGATGAATACGTTAAACCAGGAACAACGGCTGATAAACTTGCAAAGTTACGCCCAGCTTTTAAGAAAAACGGTGGGGTTACAGCAGGAAACGCTTCTGGTATTAACGATGGCGCAGCCGCTGTTGTTTTAATGAGTAAAGAAAAGGCTGATGAACTTGGAATAGAATACCTTGCTGTTATTCGCTCGAATGCAAGTGGAGGTGTAGATCCAAGCGTAATGGGGTTAGGTCCTGTTCCTGCTACGAAGAAAGCACTTGAACGTGCTGGACTTTCAATGAATCAAATGAATCTAGTGGAAGCAAATGAGGCTTTTGCTGCTCAATCTCTTGCCGTTGGAAGAGACCTTGATTTTAATGAAGAAATCTTGAACGTGAACGGTGGGGCGATCGCTCTTGGTCATCCGATTGGCGCAAGTGGTACTCGAATCTTAGTAACCCTACTACATGAAATGAAACGTAGAAATGAGCGGTTTGGTCTGGCTACGCTTTGCATTGGTGGAGGACAGGGCGTAGCAACAATCGTTGAACGAACTTAA
- a CDS encoding hydroxymethylglutaryl-CoA lyase — protein MNVLLPQHATIIEVGPRDGLQNELNQIKTNDKIRFIKALKTAGMKEMEITSFVSPKWVPQMKDASEIVSTCLDDTRNFVLAPNRKGVERIKETNVKAIALFAGVSNSFNQKNSNKETKDLLNELIPLVKELKAEGYFVRACISTAFYCPYEGKIKVNDAVDVCRQFVDAGVDELSVADTIGMATPAESHNLFSQLVKELPSTLLTAHFHDTRGMALANIYACLQAGISRFDTSAGGLGGCPFAKGATGNVATESVVYMLERMGIKTGIDLEKLMRAIDEIEPHLSRSILTPYRTLYNKEKEASIK, from the coding sequence ATGAATGTTTTGCTACCACAACATGCAACAATCATTGAAGTTGGTCCAAGAGATGGACTTCAAAATGAACTAAATCAGATCAAAACAAATGATAAAATCCGTTTCATCAAAGCCTTAAAAACAGCCGGAATGAAAGAAATGGAGATTACCTCATTCGTATCACCTAAATGGGTTCCCCAAATGAAAGATGCCAGTGAAATAGTAAGTACTTGCCTTGACGATACAAGAAACTTCGTCTTAGCCCCTAACCGTAAAGGGGTCGAGAGAATTAAAGAAACGAACGTGAAAGCGATAGCACTTTTTGCTGGTGTTAGTAACTCCTTTAATCAAAAGAATAGCAATAAAGAGACAAAGGATCTACTCAATGAGCTAATTCCTTTAGTCAAAGAATTAAAAGCAGAAGGTTATTTCGTTCGTGCATGCATCTCTACTGCTTTCTATTGTCCATATGAAGGAAAAATAAAAGTAAATGATGCGGTTGACGTTTGTCGTCAATTTGTTGATGCAGGCGTAGATGAATTGAGCGTAGCAGATACTATTGGAATGGCCACTCCTGCTGAATCACACAACCTTTTTAGCCAACTTGTAAAAGAATTACCGTCAACATTGTTAACAGCTCATTTCCACGATACAAGGGGTATGGCACTTGCTAACATCTATGCATGTCTCCAAGCTGGAATTTCAAGATTTGATACGTCAGCGGGCGGACTTGGCGGCTGCCCTTTCGCCAAAGGAGCGACAGGCAACGTTGCAACAGAAAGTGTTGTCTATATGTTGGAGAGAATGGGTATCAAAACAGGTATTGATCTAGAAAAACTAATGAGAGCTATTGATGAGATTGAGCCTCACCTATCAAGATCCATCCTAACACCTTATCGAACGTTATATAATAAAGAAAAGGAAGCTTCCATAAAGTAG
- a CDS encoding iron-sulfur cluster biosynthesis family protein yields the protein MRVTFTDQAIEKLEHDSEGYMKLHYDIEDCGCVVNGVTQLVNDSAQGDFNMTLESNFRPVLIQKQYKVFFDKEMKIDFLPKHQCFMLKSDSEIINPRMRYINKG from the coding sequence ATGAGAGTGACTTTCACAGACCAAGCGATCGAGAAATTAGAACATGATTCTGAGGGTTATATGAAGTTACATTATGACATCGAAGATTGCGGGTGTGTAGTGAACGGTGTTACGCAATTAGTAAATGATTCCGCTCAGGGTGATTTTAATATGACGCTTGAGTCAAATTTCAGACCTGTATTGATTCAGAAACAATATAAAGTGTTTTTTGATAAAGAAATGAAAATTGATTTTCTTCCGAAACACCAGTGTTTTATGCTTAAAAGTGATAGTGAAATCATTAACCCGAGAATGCGATATATAAACAAAGGATAA
- a CDS encoding PadR family transcriptional regulator has product MALRYALLGLLTKKPSTGYELTQQFRETMIHFWSAHHTQIYRELGKMEKEKLVSFEIVPQLDLPDKKIYSIEDKGYRLLIEWLAHHTVDPPKMKNEQLMRVSLFHLIPKEEAIQFLKESKEHHQMVLDHMNSWKEENAVDHRIEKDRLGEYLTLEYGRRQMKTWIEWCDWAIEFIDVIIEDSGEER; this is encoded by the coding sequence ATGGCTTTACGATATGCTCTTCTTGGATTACTCACAAAGAAACCATCAACTGGATATGAGCTAACACAACAATTTAGAGAAACGATGATCCATTTTTGGTCTGCGCATCATACACAAATTTATCGTGAACTTGGAAAGATGGAGAAAGAGAAGCTAGTAAGCTTTGAAATTGTTCCGCAGTTAGATCTTCCAGATAAAAAGATCTATTCTATTGAAGATAAAGGGTACCGTCTTCTCATTGAATGGCTTGCTCATCATACAGTAGACCCACCAAAAATGAAAAACGAACAATTGATGCGTGTTTCTTTATTTCATCTTATTCCAAAAGAAGAAGCGATCCAATTCCTAAAAGAGAGTAAAGAGCATCACCAAATGGTGCTTGATCATATGAACAGCTGGAAAGAAGAAAATGCAGTTGATCACAGAATAGAGAAAGATCGTCTGGGGGAATACCTTACGCTTGAATACGGTAGGCGTCAGATGAAAACCTGGATTGAGTGGTGTGACTGGGCTATTGAGTTTATAGACGTTATTATAGAAGATAGTGGAGAGGAGAGATAA